In Cydia pomonella isolate Wapato2018A chromosome 27, ilCydPomo1, whole genome shotgun sequence, a single genomic region encodes these proteins:
- the LOC133532675 gene encoding U6 snRNA-associated Sm-like protein LSm4, whose translation MLPLSLLRTAQNHPMLVELKNGETYNGHLVSCDNWMNINLREVICTSRDGDKFWRMPECYIRGSTIKYLRIPDEVIDMVKEETQVKSRGLREVSKGRGGLRAARGGGARGPFGARRPAPPARAAPPAQQTRPMKKK comes from the exons ATGCTTCCGTTATCATTACTGCGAACCGCTCAAAACCATCCAATGCTCGTAGAACTTAAAAATGGTGAGACCTACAACGGGCATCTGGTTTCTTGCGATAATTGGATGAATATCAACTTGAGAGAAGTAATTTGCACATCACGAGACGGCGACAAGTTTTGGAGAATGCCCGAGTGCTATATACGCGGTTCTACTATCAAATACTTACGTATTCCTGATGAAGTTATTGATATGGTCAAGGAAGAGACACAA GTGAAGTCCCGCGGGCTGCGCGAGGTGTCGAAGGGTCGCGGCGGGctgcgcgcggcgcgcggggggGGCGCGCGCGGGCCCTTCGGCGCGCGccgccccgcgccgcccgcccgcgccgcgccgcccgcccagCAGACACGACCCATGAAGAAGAAGTAG